In Rhinoraja longicauda isolate Sanriku21f chromosome 39, sRhiLon1.1, whole genome shotgun sequence, one DNA window encodes the following:
- the LOC144611263 gene encoding tubulin alpha-1 chain-like, whose translation MPNDKTIGSGDDSFTTFFSETGAGKHVPRAVFLDLEPTVIDEVRTGTYRQLFHPEQLITGKEDAANNYARGHCTIGKEIVDLVLDRIRKLADQCTGLQGFLIFHSFGGGTGSGFTSLLMERLSLDYGKKTKLEFAVYPAPQISTAVVEPYNAVLVTHCTLEHSDCAFMFDNEAVYDICRRRLDIERPTYTNLNRLLGQMVSSITASLRFDGALNVDLVEFQTNLVPYPRIHFPMLCYAPLISAEKAFHEQLTVAEITNACFEPANQMVKCDPRMGKYMACCMLYRGDVVPKDVNAAIASIKTKRNIAFVDWCPTGFKVGINYQPPTVVPGGDLAKVQRAVCMLSNSTAIAMAWTRLNLKFDKMYAKRAFVHWYVGEGLEEGEFQDARENLASLEKDYEEVAIDSADLDRKMDEEE comes from the exons ATGCCCAACGACAAGACCATCGGTTCCGGCGACGACTCCTTCACCACCTTCTTCAGCGAGACGGGGGCGGGCAAGCACGTCCCACGGGCCGTCTTCCTCGATCTGGAGCCCACGGTGATCG ACGAGGTGCGGACGGGCACCTACCGGCAGCTCTTCCACCCCGAGCAGCTCATCACCGGCAAGGAGGACGCGGCTAATAACTACGCCCGGGGCCACTGCACCATCGGCAAGGAGATCGTGGACCTGGTCCTGGATCGCATCCGGAAGCTG GCCGACCAGTGCACGGGACTCCAGGGGTTCCTCATCTTCCACAGTTTCGGCGGCGGCACCGGCTCGGGATTCACCTCCCTCCTCATGGAGAGGCTCTCCCTCGACTATGGCAAGAAGACCAAGCTGGAGTTTGCCGTCTACCCGGCGCCCCAGATCTCCACCGCCGTAGTCGAGCCCTACAACGCGGTGCTGGTCACCCACTGCACCCTGGAGCACTCCGACTGCGCCTTCATGTTCGACAACGAGGCCGTCTACGACATCTGCCGGCGGAGACTGGACATCGAGCGCCCCACCTACACCAACCTCAACCGCCTGCTGGGGCAGATGGTGTCGTCCATCACCGCCTCGCTGCGCTTCGACGGCGCCCTCAACGTGGACCTGGTGGAGTTCCAGACCAACCTGGTCCCCTACCCGCGCATCCACTTCCCGATGCTGTGCTACGCCCCGCTGATCTCGGCCGAGAAGGCGTTCCACGAGCAGCTGACCGTCGCCGAGATCACCAACGCCTGCTTCGAGCCGGCCAACCAGATGGTGAAGTGCGACCCGCGCATGGGCAAGTACATGGCATGCTGCATGCTCTACCGCGGGGACGTGGTGCCCAAGGACGTCAACGCCGCCATCGCCTCCATCAAGACCAAGCGTAACATCGCCTTCGTGGACTGGTGCCCGACCGGGTTCAAG GTGGGCATCAACTACCAGCCCCCGACGGTGGTGCCGGGGGGCGACCTGGCCAAGGTGCAACGCGCCGTCTGCATGCTGAGCAACTCCACCGCCATCGCCATGGCCTGGACCCGCCTCAACCTCAAGTTCGACAAGATGTACGCCAAGCGGGCCTTTGTCCACTGGTACGTGGGCGAGGGgctggaggagggggagttccagGATGCGCGGGAAAATTTGGCTTCACTAGAGAAGGACTACGAAGAGGTGGCGATTGATTCGGCGGATCTCGATAGGAAAATGGACGAGGAAGAATAA